From Patescibacteria group bacterium, one genomic window encodes:
- a CDS encoding ATP-binding protein, producing MYVPQRQLKNLKNLLSPNKVVIIYGPRRCGKTTLINKFLEKVNQKHLLVNGEDIIIQEYLSSQSIEKLKGFVGKNKLLVIDEAQKIKEIGLNLKLIVDNIKDVKVIATGSSSFDLAKNIGEPLTGRKYTLRMFPLAQLEIKEIEKIFETKANLENRLIYGSYPEVVITANNEEREKYLKEIISSYLYKDILELEGLKHSNKIVRLLQLLAFQIGKEVSFNELGGQLGMSKNTVEKYLDLLEKTFVVYSLSGFSRNLRKEISKNSRYYFFDLGVRNALINNFNPLKLRDDLGMLWENYIIIERIKRQEYLKIFSNNYFWRTYDQKEIDFIEERKGKLYGYEIKWAFKKSRPPKDWLETYKNAKYEIISKDNYLKFIT from the coding sequence CCAAATAAAGTAGTTATTATCTATGGTCCGCGCCGTTGTGGTAAAACAACCTTGATTAATAAATTTCTTGAAAAGGTTAATCAGAAACATTTATTAGTTAATGGTGAAGATATTATTATCCAGGAATATCTTAGTAGTCAATCTATTGAAAAGCTTAAAGGTTTTGTGGGTAAAAATAAACTTTTGGTGATTGATGAAGCCCAGAAAATAAAAGAGATTGGCTTGAATTTGAAACTCATTGTGGACAATATAAAAGATGTCAAAGTGATTGCGACTGGTTCTTCATCTTTTGATTTAGCTAAGAATATTGGCGAACCCTTAACTGGCAGAAAATATACTCTAAGAATGTTTCCCTTAGCTCAATTAGAAATAAAGGAGATTGAGAAAATTTTTGAGACAAAGGCCAATTTAGAAAATCGTCTTATATATGGTTCATATCCAGAAGTAGTTATAACTGCTAATAATGAAGAAAGAGAAAAATACCTTAAAGAAATTATTAGTTCGTACTTATATAAAGATATTTTAGAATTAGAAGGATTAAAACACTCCAATAAAATTGTCCGTCTCCTGCAACTGCTAGCTTTTCAAATAGGCAAGGAAGTATCTTTTAACGAGCTTGGCGGCCAATTGGGAATGAGCAAGAATACAGTGGAAAAATATTTAGATTTATTAGAAAAAACGTTTGTAGTTTATTCATTATCTGGCTTTAGCCGAAATTTACGCAAAGAGATAAGTAAGAATTCTCGTTATTATTTTTTTGATTTGGGCGTTCGTAATGCTTTGATTAATAATTTTAACCCCTTGAAATTAAGAGATGATTTGGGAATGCTTTGGGAGAATTATATTATAATAGAAAGAATAAAAAGGCAGGAATATCTTAAAATTTTTTCTAATAACTATTTTTGGAGAACTTATGACCAAAAAGAAATTGATTTTATTGAAGAAAGGAAAGGAAAACTTTATGGTTATGAGATAAAATGGGCGTTTAAAAAAAGTAGACCGCCAAAGGACTGGTTAGAAACTTATAAAAATGCTAAATATGAGATAATCAGCAAGGATAATTATCTTAAGTTTATAACCTAG
- a CDS encoding response regulator: MAKKQSAKEKPKILLVDDDDFFLKMYAHKFRIEGFRVLTAAGAEEGFKLLKKEKPSLAYVDIAMPKKDGFYFLKQAKGCGETADIPVILLTNLEGPEVRERGCHLGALYFVSKAEKLPSDLVRIANEVLVAQKVEPDDF; encoded by the coding sequence ATGGCAAAAAAACAAAGCGCAAAGGAAAAACCAAAAATCTTATTGGTTGACGATGATGACTTTTTTTTAAAAATGTATGCCCATAAATTTCGGATTGAGGGATTTAGGGTGTTAACAGCCGCTGGCGCTGAAGAGGGATTTAAGCTGCTAAAAAAAGAAAAACCTAGTTTGGCTTATGTTGACATCGCAATGCCCAAGAAAGACGGTTTTTATTTTCTCAAACAAGCTAAAGGATGCGGAGAAACCGCGGACATTCCAGTTATCTTGCTCACCAACCTTGAAGGTCCGGAAGTTAGAGAAAGGGGCTGCCACTTAGGCGCCTTGTATTTTGTTTCTAAAGCGGAGAAACTGCCATCGGATTTGGTTCGGATTGCCAATGAGGTTTTAGTGGCGCAAAAAGTGGAACCGGATGATTTTTAA